One genomic window of Misgurnus anguillicaudatus chromosome 12, ASM2758022v2, whole genome shotgun sequence includes the following:
- the sub1a gene encoding SUB1 regulator of transcription a, which translates to MPKSKEVLSSTSGSDSDSDVETKAKRKKQAAPEKPSKKPKGGESSKVSAASKSSSSSDKKDNMFQIGKMRYVSVRDFKGKVLIDIREYWMDQEGEMKPGRKGISLNPEQWNQLKEQMSDIDDAVRRI; encoded by the exons ATGCCCAAGTCAAAGGAAGTGTTGTCCTCTACGTCAGGTAGCGATTCTGATAGTGACGTCGAGACCAAG GCCAAGAGAAAGAAGCAGGCGGCTCCAGAGAAGCCATCAAAGAAACCGAAGGGTGGAGAATCCTCAAAGGTGTCCGCCGCCTCCAAAAGCAGCAGTAGCAGCGATAAAAAGGATAATATGTTCCAG ATAGGAAagatgaggtatgtgagtgtcAGAGATTTCAAAGGAAAAGTGCTGATCGATATCCGGGAATACTGGATGGACCAGGAGGGTGAAATGAAGCCAGGGAGAAAAG GTATTTCACTGAACCCAGAGCAGTGGAACCAGCTAAAAGAGCAGATGAGTGACATTGATGATGCTGTGAGAAGAATATAA